A stretch of Rhizobium glycinendophyticum DNA encodes these proteins:
- a CDS encoding phage portal protein, translated as MKFSFRLPWAEAPDRVRASDEKALSARPGTPLALIAGEGEARWTGRSYAALSREGFMKNPVAHRCVRLVSEAAASIGFLAYQGPVEREDHPALSLLSRPNGAMTGADFLEALYGQLLLSGNGFVEAIAVGAGAGGRAELHLLRPDRVSVVSGADGWPAGYDYRAGTRARRIALEGLLHLKLFHPLDDHEGFAPLAAAQVALDLHNAAGRWNKALLDNSARPSGVLVYQPKEGGNLTADQYQRLKVELDEGYSGPMRAGRPLLLEGGLDWKSMGLSPKDMDFVEAKNGAARDIALAFGVPPMLLGIPGDNTYANYQEANRAFYRLTVLPLVTRTGASLSVFLGELTGEALRLVPDLDTVAGLAAERDALWARVGAAAFLTDEEKREAVGY; from the coding sequence ATGAAATTCTCCTTCCGTTTGCCCTGGGCTGAAGCCCCGGATCGCGTCCGCGCGTCTGATGAAAAGGCGCTGTCTGCCCGTCCTGGCACGCCACTGGCCCTGATTGCCGGCGAGGGCGAGGCGCGCTGGACGGGGCGGAGTTACGCCGCGCTGTCGCGCGAGGGGTTCATGAAGAACCCGGTGGCCCATCGCTGCGTGCGGCTGGTCTCGGAAGCCGCCGCCAGCATCGGCTTTCTCGCCTATCAGGGGCCGGTCGAGCGCGAGGATCATCCGGCGCTGTCGCTTCTTTCGCGGCCGAACGGAGCGATGACGGGGGCGGATTTCTTGGAAGCGCTCTATGGCCAGCTGCTGCTCTCGGGCAATGGTTTTGTCGAGGCGATTGCGGTTGGCGCCGGCGCCGGCGGGCGGGCTGAACTGCATTTGCTCAGGCCCGACCGGGTGAGTGTCGTCTCCGGTGCCGATGGCTGGCCGGCCGGCTATGATTACCGCGCCGGCACTCGGGCCAGGCGGATTGCGCTCGAGGGGCTGTTGCATCTCAAACTGTTTCACCCGCTCGACGATCACGAGGGCTTTGCGCCGCTCGCGGCAGCTCAAGTTGCGCTTGATCTGCACAATGCGGCGGGGCGCTGGAACAAGGCGCTGCTCGACAATTCGGCCAGGCCGTCGGGTGTGCTGGTCTACCAGCCGAAGGAGGGGGGCAATCTTACGGCCGATCAGTATCAGCGGCTGAAGGTGGAGCTGGACGAGGGCTATTCCGGCCCGATGCGGGCCGGCCGGCCGCTGCTGCTCGAGGGCGGGCTCGACTGGAAGTCGATGGGACTTTCGCCCAAGGACATGGATTTTGTCGAGGCGAAGAACGGCGCGGCGCGCGACATAGCCCTTGCCTTCGGCGTGCCGCCGATGCTGCTCGGCATTCCCGGCGACAACACCTATGCCAATTACCAGGAGGCGAACCGCGCCTTCTATCGCCTGACCGTGCTGCCGCTTGTGACGCGGACCGGGGCCTCGCTTTCAGTGTTTTTAGGAGAGTTGACGGGCGAGGCGCTGAGGCTGGTGCCGGATCTCGACACGGTTGCCGGATTGGCGGCCGAGCGCGATGCGCTCTGGGCAAGGGTGGGCGCTGCGGCGTTTCTGACGGATGAGGAGAAGCGGGAGGCGGTGGGGTATTGA
- a CDS encoding HXXEE domain-containing protein, with protein sequence MDTFWFWLFFGLLVLHNGEEYLFADRLADVFAGRGLHLPLTRLRIALVIVTLAGLALIPAKMTQMSAADPLLAGAALVMLANAVIPHLAATVILRRYTAGVVSAVLLMAPGCVLILNTALAAGIAGRTIVWAALIVAGPLLLFLWLFIGAGLMRKGHAEPPAPKR encoded by the coding sequence ATGGACACGTTTTGGTTTTGGCTGTTTTTCGGCCTGCTCGTCCTTCACAATGGCGAGGAATATCTGTTTGCCGATCGCCTCGCCGATGTCTTCGCCGGGCGCGGTTTACACCTTCCGCTCACCCGCTTGCGCATCGCCCTTGTGATTGTCACGCTTGCGGGGCTGGCGCTCATTCCAGCCAAAATGACCCAGATGTCCGCCGCCGATCCGCTGCTGGCGGGAGCGGCCTTGGTGATGCTTGCCAATGCGGTCATTCCACATCTCGCCGCCACCGTCATCCTCAGGCGCTACACCGCCGGGGTCGTCAGCGCCGTGCTCCTGATGGCGCCGGGCTGCGTCCTGATCCTCAACACGGCACTTGCTGCCGGCATCGCCGGTCGCACGATCGTCTGGGCCGCGCTGATCGTCGCCGGCCCGCTGCTCCTTTTCCTGTGGCTGTTCATCGGTGCGGGGCTGATGCGCAAGGGCCATGCCGAGCCCCCCGCCCCGAAGCGCTGA
- a CDS encoding phosphatase PAP2 family protein, producing MSWGYIMVYVMDAGRAPRGTIAQKPLLLSLLITLSISAFFVAFPGVDLALSRLFYVEGIGFPAGEVEALQTFRAFGQYFPLALTIALVVGLILKLIYPSRPSLFPPRFTLYFASLFLLGPALMVNGILKPLFDRPRPRSVLEFGGTDTFVHAWGLGGQFFDDRSFVSGEAAVVACLIPLAFFVPVVWRRCVFVLLAVFTALTALNRIAFGAHFLSDVLIATGLMATLSIGLAHLIYGRPGVQSCDIRLDAALGELGHRLHDARRKTIAQFVTTIRRLSLAPAMLQPAPTNGTEQQS from the coding sequence ATGTCTTGGGGTTACATTATGGTCTATGTCATGGACGCGGGCCGCGCACCGCGCGGCACCATCGCGCAAAAGCCGCTGCTTCTGTCACTGCTCATCACGCTGTCCATCTCGGCATTCTTCGTTGCCTTTCCGGGTGTCGATCTTGCCTTGAGCCGTCTGTTCTATGTCGAGGGCATCGGCTTTCCGGCAGGCGAGGTCGAAGCACTGCAGACCTTCCGCGCCTTCGGCCAGTATTTTCCGCTGGCACTCACCATCGCACTCGTCGTCGGCCTCATCCTCAAACTCATCTATCCCTCGCGCCCGTCGCTCTTTCCGCCGCGCTTCACGCTCTATTTCGCCAGCCTCTTCCTGCTCGGCCCGGCGCTGATGGTGAACGGCATCCTGAAGCCGCTCTTCGACCGGCCGCGCCCGCGCAGCGTGCTTGAGTTCGGCGGCACCGATACCTTCGTCCATGCCTGGGGTCTCGGCGGTCAATTCTTCGACGACCGCTCCTTCGTCTCCGGCGAGGCCGCCGTCGTCGCCTGTCTCATCCCACTCGCCTTCTTCGTGCCGGTGGTCTGGCGCCGCTGCGTCTTCGTGCTGCTCGCCGTCTTCACAGCCCTCACCGCGCTCAACCGCATCGCCTTCGGCGCGCATTTCCTCTCCGACGTCTTGATTGCCACAGGCCTGATGGCCACGCTTTCGATCGGCCTGGCACACCTGATCTACGGCCGCCCGGGGGTCCAGTCCTGCGACATCAGGCTCGACGCCGCCCTCGGCGAGCTCGGTCACCGGCTGCACGACGCCCGCCGCAAGACAATCGCCCAGTTCGTTACCACCATCCGCCGCCTGTCGCTTGCCCCGGCAATGCTGCAGCCGGCGCCGACCAACGGGACCGAACAGCAGAGTTGA
- a CDS encoding NAD(P)/FAD-dependent oxidoreductase: MPLQKRRIVIIGAGIFGTAMAYHLASPLTDVVLIESGPKPACGVTGRAFGWINTVHGVPGSESHTLWQQAVRDYPALISDLPEISDFSRRGSFLWHTSTQETEHLFATRRDAGETVELVDRTAISRLEPHLRHVPETAVFSADDIAIDPIRLAGTLLNAARTRGAIVHFDETVSSIETTNDHVKGVRISAGLIETDCVILAAGPGTDTLTKQLGIDIGMVLSPALLLRYACETPFIHHILDGPRVEVRQSLDNTVFIAKSWPADMKETPSMIGERFLSVLADEFDLPSPLSLISAEIGNRPTFEDKLPRLGFVPEVEGLYLATGHPGVILAPYLARLAARNILHGEEPPVPKRANGTAPSPTQSEG, from the coding sequence ATGCCATTGCAGAAACGCCGCATCGTCATCATCGGCGCCGGTATCTTCGGGACGGCAATGGCCTATCACCTGGCCTCGCCGCTAACAGATGTCGTCCTGATCGAAAGCGGCCCCAAACCCGCCTGCGGTGTCACCGGTCGCGCCTTCGGCTGGATCAACACCGTCCATGGGGTGCCCGGCAGCGAAAGTCACACCCTTTGGCAGCAGGCCGTCAGGGACTATCCCGCCCTGATCAGCGATCTGCCCGAAATATCAGATTTTTCAAGACGTGGATCGTTTCTCTGGCACACCTCGACGCAGGAGACCGAGCATCTCTTCGCGACACGCCGGGACGCTGGCGAGACTGTCGAACTGGTGGATCGCACAGCGATCAGCCGGCTGGAACCGCATCTGCGCCACGTTCCGGAAACAGCCGTCTTTTCGGCCGACGACATCGCCATCGACCCGATCCGCTTGGCCGGAACGCTCCTCAACGCCGCGAGGACCCGCGGTGCAATCGTGCATTTCGATGAAACAGTCTCGTCCATCGAAACGACGAATGATCATGTCAAAGGCGTCCGGATCTCGGCAGGCCTGATCGAGACCGATTGCGTCATCCTCGCCGCTGGTCCTGGAACAGACACCCTGACGAAACAGCTCGGCATTGATATCGGCATGGTCCTGTCCCCGGCGCTCCTGCTCCGATACGCCTGCGAAACGCCCTTCATCCACCACATTCTCGATGGCCCGCGTGTCGAAGTTCGTCAGAGCCTCGACAACACCGTCTTCATCGCAAAGTCCTGGCCTGCGGACATGAAAGAGACGCCCTCTATGATTGGCGAGCGGTTCCTGTCAGTCCTCGCCGACGAATTCGATCTGCCATCCCCCTTGTCCCTGATCAGCGCAGAAATCGGCAATCGTCCCACCTTCGAGGACAAGCTGCCCCGCCTTGGCTTTGTCCCTGAGGTCGAGGGCCTCTACCTCGCGACCGGCCATCCCGGCGTCATCCTCGCGCCCTATCTTGCACGCCTGGCAGCACGGAACATTCTGCACGGGGAGGAGCCTCCCGTACCCAAACGCGCCAACGGCACCGCCCCCTCACCAACACAATCTGAAGGTTAG
- a CDS encoding alpha/beta hydrolase family protein, producing MNDLVTKARAIPKPQPQATLTINPVTLPAPGRGRPLELRVTAPITGDPLPIILLSHGHGPSLYIPSKDGYGPLVDFYAAHGFVVIQPTHANAKVAGLGKDAPGYPFFWQSRLDDMTLILDNLATIEQAAPFLAGRLDQARIAAIGHSLGGQTVGMLLGAGLTDTADSAVTRIRRPEPRIRAGILLAAPGLGGDSLSDFARENYTTLNPDFSTLTTRTLVVAGDADDSPHLTTRGADWHVDPYRHAPGAQALLTLIGGKHGLGGIAGYDAKETDDEDPERLAVTQRLTLAYLRTALDIDEGSWPEAVTALEAHAPDVGRVDIKTA from the coding sequence ATGAACGATCTCGTCACCAAAGCCCGCGCCATCCCCAAGCCGCAGCCGCAGGCCACGCTCACCATCAATCCCGTCACGCTGCCGGCCCCCGGTCGCGGCCGCCCGCTCGAACTGCGCGTCACCGCGCCGATCACGGGCGACCCTCTGCCGATCATTCTCCTGTCGCATGGCCACGGCCCGTCGCTCTACATCCCATCCAAGGATGGTTATGGCCCGCTCGTCGATTTCTACGCCGCCCACGGCTTCGTCGTCATCCAGCCGACCCATGCCAATGCCAAGGTCGCCGGTCTCGGCAAGGACGCTCCCGGATATCCCTTCTTCTGGCAATCGCGCCTCGATGACATGACGCTGATCCTCGACAATCTCGCCACCATCGAACAGGCCGCGCCCTTCCTCGCCGGCCGGCTCGACCAGGCCCGGATCGCCGCCATCGGCCATTCGCTCGGCGGCCAGACCGTCGGGATGCTGCTCGGCGCCGGCCTCACCGACACCGCCGATTCCGCCGTCACCCGCATCCGCCGTCCCGAGCCGCGCATCAGGGCCGGCATACTGCTCGCCGCCCCCGGTCTCGGCGGCGACAGCCTCAGCGATTTCGCCCGCGAAAATTACACAACACTGAACCCGGATTTTTCGACGCTCACCACCCGCACACTCGTCGTTGCCGGCGACGCCGACGACAGCCCGCATCTGACGACACGCGGCGCCGACTGGCATGTCGATCCTTATCGCCACGCCCCAGGAGCACAGGCTCTGCTTACCCTCATCGGCGGCAAACACGGCCTCGGCGGCATTGCCGGCTATGACGCAAAGGAAACCGACGACGAGGATCCCGAACGCCTTGCCGTGACCCAGCGCCTGACACTCGCCTATCTGCGCACTGCCCTCGACATCGACGAAGGCAGTTGGCCCGAGGCGGTGACAGCGCTTGAAGCCCATGCCCCAGACGTCGGCCGGGTGGACATCAAGACTGCCTAG
- a CDS encoding alpha-ketoglutarate-dependent dioxygenase AlkB yields MTVARTEISDVRLPPDARVIPEWISPAEETALAGYLDAGEWSGELRRRVRHFGYRYDYRARIATPQSRIGPLPDMLQRLGRRMVEEGIFASLPDQVIANEYLPGQGISAHVDCEPCFGDVIVSLSLLSPCQMQFRRVETGEKRAVILRPRSLLVLEGAARHDWTHAIPARRSDRIDGVQVMRGRRVSLTFRTMRF; encoded by the coding sequence ATGACGGTTGCGAGAACTGAAATATCCGACGTTCGCCTCCCTCCCGATGCCCGTGTGATCCCCGAATGGATCTCGCCCGCCGAGGAAACCGCGCTGGCCGGATATCTCGATGCCGGCGAGTGGAGTGGCGAGTTGCGGCGGCGGGTTCGGCATTTTGGCTATCGCTATGACTATCGCGCCCGGATCGCGACACCGCAGAGCCGGATCGGGCCTCTGCCGGACATGCTGCAGCGGCTTGGTCGGCGGATGGTCGAGGAGGGGATTTTTGCCAGCCTGCCGGACCAGGTGATCGCCAATGAATATCTGCCGGGGCAGGGGATCAGCGCGCATGTCGATTGTGAACCGTGTTTCGGCGATGTGATCGTGTCGCTCAGCCTGTTGTCGCCGTGCCAGATGCAGTTTCGCCGCGTCGAGACGGGAGAGAAGCGGGCGGTGATTTTACGGCCCCGGTCGCTGCTGGTGCTGGAAGGGGCAGCAAGGCATGATTGGACGCATGCGATCCCGGCGCGTCGGTCGGACCGGATAGATGGCGTTCAGGTGATGCGTGGGCGGCGGGTGTCGTTGACGTTTCGGACGATGCGGTTTTGA
- a CDS encoding TetR/AcrR family transcriptional regulator: MATAVEQSEDPGVETGAPRVRADARRNEDSLLEAAKDIFAESGVDAPAREIASRAGVGVGTLYRRFPSRADLVIAVFKREVDACTAEAETLAQSHAPDEALALWLRRYTRFIATKRGLAQALHSGDPAFQALPDYFRQNFEPALAGLLKAAVAAGAVRAGIDPYDLLRAIGNLASVKGREPEGETPVMVELLIDGLRFRAAPGKA; encoded by the coding sequence ATGGCGACCGCGGTGGAACAGAGCGAAGATCCTGGCGTGGAAACAGGCGCGCCGCGCGTGCGCGCCGATGCCCGTCGCAACGAGGATTCCCTGCTGGAAGCGGCCAAGGACATCTTTGCGGAAAGCGGCGTCGATGCACCGGCGCGCGAGATCGCGAGCCGTGCCGGTGTCGGCGTCGGCACGCTCTATCGGCGCTTTCCGAGCCGTGCCGATCTGGTCATCGCCGTTTTCAAGCGTGAGGTCGATGCCTGCACGGCAGAGGCCGAGACGCTGGCGCAGAGCCATGCGCCTGATGAGGCGTTGGCGCTCTGGCTGCGGCGATACACGCGCTTCATCGCGACCAAGCGGGGCCTGGCTCAGGCGCTGCATTCTGGAGACCCGGCCTTCCAGGCGCTTCCGGACTATTTTCGCCAGAACTTCGAGCCGGCCTTGGCGGGCCTTCTGAAAGCCGCCGTTGCCGCCGGCGCAGTGCGGGCCGGCATCGACCCTTACGATCTCCTGCGCGCGATCGGCAACCTTGCTTCGGTTAAGGGGAGGGAGCCAGAGGGCGAGACCCCTGTGATGGTCGAGCTGCTGATCGATGGACTGCGGTTTCGCGCGGCACCTGGCAAGGCCTGA
- a CDS encoding DUF6107 family protein translates to MTDFSHDGGVLSARLIGAVAGSAISLVYLLPKHRREAAVRFLTGVACGLIFGGPTGLWGATQLGIEAELSSAEIMLAGATLASFTAWWGLGVLVRLTGRAGEKVG, encoded by the coding sequence ATGACTGACTTCAGCCATGACGGCGGCGTTTTGTCCGCCCGTCTGATCGGCGCTGTCGCAGGCTCTGCGATTTCGCTGGTCTATCTCCTGCCCAAACATCGCCGCGAGGCGGCGGTGCGCTTTCTGACCGGCGTTGCCTGCGGACTGATCTTCGGCGGGCCGACGGGGCTTTGGGGTGCGACCCAGCTCGGCATCGAGGCCGAACTTTCCTCCGCCGAAATCATGCTGGCCGGCGCGACGCTCGCCTCCTTCACCGCCTGGTGGGGACTGGGTGTGCTGGTGCGGCTGACGGGGCGGGCGGGGGAGAAGGTGGGGTGA